A genomic window from Cucumis melo cultivar AY chromosome 8, USDA_Cmelo_AY_1.0, whole genome shotgun sequence includes:
- the LOC103500870 gene encoding splicing factor U2af small subunit B-like has product MAEHLASIFGTEKDRVNCPFYFKIGACRHGDRCSRLHTKPSISPTLLLSNMYQRPDMITPGVDPQGQALDPRKVQDHFEDFYEDLFEELSKYGDLESLNICDNLADHMVGNVYVQFREEEQAANALHNLNGRFYAGRPIIVDFSPVTDFREATCRQYEENVCNRGGYCNFMHLKKISRELRRRLFGRSRRRRSRSRSRSQSPHKHHGYEERSHGGGRGRGSSRRDGEKDPRYLDRSRRPRSRSPRHRGGRSRSPGGRRNRSPVRESSAERRAKIEQWNRDREKADNGSNHQDVKDVGGSNDLVQNEDEFDPSKQF; this is encoded by the exons ATGGCGGAACACTTGGCTTCAATTTTCGGAACGGAGAAGGATAGGGTTAACTGCCCTTTCTACTTCAAGATTGGCGCCTGTAGACATGGTGATCGGTGCTCTAGGCTTCACACTAAGCCCAGCATCAGCCCTACACTCCTCCTCTCTAATATGTATCAGAGACCTGATATGATCACCCCCGGCGTCGACCCTCAAGGCCAAGCTCTTGACCCTCGCAAGGTTCAGGATCACTTTGAG GACTTTTATGAAGATCTATTTGAGGAGTTGAGCAAATATGGAGATCTTGAAAGTTTAAATATTTGTGATAATCTGGCTGACCATATG GTGGGCAATGTCTATGTTCAGTTTAGAGAAGAAGAACAAGCTGCAAATGCGCTTCACAATCTTAATGGACGCTTTTATGCAG GTCGACCCATCATTGTTGACTTCTCTCCTGTGACGGATTTTCGAGAAGCTACTTGCAGGCAGTATGAGGAAAATGTATGTAACCGTGGTGGCTATTGTAACTTTATGCATCTGAAGAAGATAAGCAG AGAGTTGAGAAGGCGCTTATTTGGGAGGAGCAGGCGCAGGCGTAGCCGAAGCCGAAGCCGAAGTCAAAGCCCCCACAAACATCATGGATATGAAGAACGTTCCCATGGTGGTGGTCGTGGACGTGGGTCTAGTAGAAGAGATGGAGAAAAGGACCCTCGGTATCTTGATAGAAGCAGGAGGCCTAGAAGCCGTAGCCCTAGGCATAGAGGGGGACGGAGTAGAAGCCCTGGAGGGAGGAGAAATAGAAGTCCAGTTAGGGAAAGTAGTGCTGAAAGAAGGGCTAAGATTGAACAGTGGAACAGGGACAGGGAAAAGGCAGATAATGGTAGTAATCATCAGGATGTCAAGGATGTTGGTGGAAGCAATGACCTAGTACAAAATGAAGATGAATTTGATCCTTCTAAGCAGTTCTAG